The following proteins are co-located in the Dromiciops gliroides isolate mDroGli1 chromosome 2, mDroGli1.pri, whole genome shotgun sequence genome:
- the LOC122738238 gene encoding olfactory receptor 13A1-like has translation MAISNHSQVTEFILQGFSEHPNLRIPLFICFFSLYMVALIGNVLIIIVITLNSSLHSPMYFFLFNLATMDVVLTSSVLPKVLEGLLSEENIISYEGCMTQVYFIIWAGSSELLLFSVMAYDRYVAICHPLHYNTMMSKTLCNVLVAGVWLICAFNSSIHTGLTTRLSFCGPNVITHFSCEVPPLLLLSCTSTYINNVMTVLADAFYGLLNFLLILGSYGFIISSILKIQTAEGKKRAFSTCSSHLIVVSMYYISVFYAYISPVCSYNPESTKLAGVLYSLVSPTLNPLIYTLRNKEVKTALRKLFPTLRT, from the coding sequence ATGGCCATTAGTAACCACTCGCAGGTGACAGAGTTCATCCTCCAGGGCTTCTCTGAACACCCCAACCTCCGGATTCCATTATTCATCTGTTTCTTCTCCTTGTATATGGTGGCCCTTATAGGCAATGTCCTGATTATCATAGTCATCACACTCAACTCAAGCCTCCACAGCCCCATGTACTTCTTTTTGTTCAACTTGGCTACAATGGATGTTGTCCTCACCTCCTCTGTTTTGCCCAAAGTGCTGGAGGGCCTGCTCTCAGAGGAGAACATCATCTCCTATGAGGGCTGCATGACCCAGGTCTACTTCATCATTTGGGCTGGATCATCAGAACTGCTTCTTTTCTCAGTCATGGCTTATGATCGCTATGTGGCCATCTGCCACCCCCTGCATTACAATACCATGATGAGCAAGACTCTCTGCAATGTGTTGGTAGCTGGTGTGTGGCTCATCTGTGCCTTCAATTCCTCCATACATACTGGTTTGACGACACGACTGTCCTTCTGTGGACCCAATGTAATTACCCATTTCTCCTGTGAGGTTCCTCCTCTATTGTTGCTCTCCTGTACTTCTACCTATATTAACAATGTCATGACTGTCTTAGCAGATGCCTTCTATGGTCTTTTAAATTTTCTCCTGATCTTGGGGTCCTATGGGTTCATTATCTCCAGCATCCTGAAAATCCAGACagcagagggaaagaagagagcatTCTCTACCTGTTCCTCCCATCTCATTGTGGTGTCTATGTAttatatttctgttttctatGCCTACATAAGTCCTGTTTGTAGCTATAATCCAGAAAGTACTAAACTGGCTGGTGTCCTGTATAGCCTGGTGAGCCCAACTTTGAATCCTTTGATCTATACCCTTAGGAACAAAGAGGTCAAAACAGCCCTTAGGAAGCTCTTCCCAACCTTGAGAACTTAA
- the LOC122740034 gene encoding LOW QUALITY PROTEIN: olfactory receptor 13A1-like (The sequence of the model RefSeq protein was modified relative to this genomic sequence to represent the inferred CDS: inserted 1 base in 1 codon): MASSNQSSVDEFILQSFSEKPQVQIFIFSLFLGLFIVAFIGNSLIITVISLNSGLHTPMYFFLINLALLDVLSTTTVVPKLLQNLMTKNTISYSGCIAQIYFLTWCLGAELLLFTAMAYDRYAAICQPLYYSAIMSKTSCCLLASVVWAFSGTNTTVNIMMTVHLSFCGPNVIDHFFCEIPPLLPLSCSSTYSNNVMVVVADMFFAVFNFLLILVSYGFIISSILKIRTKEGKKRAFSTCSSHLIVVTMYYCTIIYIYILPVLGQSLKKGKIASVFYVIVTPALNPXDLLPEKQGCESSTPEIMAIS; the protein is encoded by the exons ATGGCATCAAGTAATCAGTCATCAGTGGATGAATTCATCTTacaaagtttctctgaaaaacctCAGGTTCAAATATTTATCTTCAGCCTTTTCTTAGGACTCTTCATAGTGGCGTTTATAGGTAACTCACTAATTATCACTGTGATTAGTCTAAATTCAGGCCTCCATACTCCAATGTACTTTTTCCTTATAAATTTGGCCTTGCTGGATGTTCTCTCCACCACCACTGTGGTGCCTAAGTTGCTGCAGAACCTAATGACCAAGAACACCATTTCCTATAGTGGCTGCATAGCTCAGATATATTTCCTAACTTGGTGTTTGGGGGCTGAGCTCTTGCTTTTCACAGCCATGGCCTATGATCGGTATGCAGCCATCTGCCAGCCCCTCTACTACAGTGCTATTATGAGCAAGACATCTTGCTGTCTCTTAGCATCTGTGGTTTGGGCTTTCAGTGGGACCAATACAACAGTAAACATCATGATGACTGTTCACTTGTCCTTTTGCGGACCCAATGTCATTGATCATTTCTTTTGTGAGATTCCTCCATTATTGCCTCTTTCCTGCTCCTCAACCTACAGCAACAACGTAATGGTAGTTGTGGCAGATATGTTCTTTGCGGTTTTCAATTTTCTGCTCATCCTGGTGTCTTATGGTTTCATCATCTCCAGCATCCTAAAGATCCGgacaaaggaagggaagaagagagcattttccacttgTTCCTCCCACCTTATTGTAGTCACTATGTATTATTGCACTATAATTTATATCTACATTCTTCCTGTTTTGGGTCAGTCtctgaagaaaggcaaaatagcTTCAGTGTTTTATGTGATAGTGACCCCAGCCTTGAACC CTGATCTACTCCCTGAGAAACAAGGATGTGAAAGTAGCACTCCAGAAATTATGGCTATCTCTTAG